Genomic window (Campylobacter sp. RM16704):
GTTTTTTAAAATTTTATCATCAAAATAATATCACACATATCATTTTTTCAAATTCTCACGCTAATGTGTCGGCGGAAAAATAAAAATACACCTTAGAAAAATAAAAATACACTTTTTGGTGTAATTTTAATTTTCCACAAAGCTTAAACTTAAAATGTAATTATTATATTTATTTTACTTTATTTTTCCAAAAATCAATATTTTTTTATCAATTTTGGATTTATTTCAGCTTCTTTTATTAAATCATTTATACAATCAATTCTTTTTTGCCTAGATTTAATGGTTTTTAGTTTCTTAGCGTCTTCATAATACTTAACACATTGATTTTCAAAAAGACTTACATCATAATTATCTTTTAAAAACTGAATGATATCAGCAATTAAACCATAAGCTTTAGGGTGTCTTTTTTGTATTTTTTCTTTCATTTCTAATGCAAGTTTTTCTATCTTCTGCAGTATCTTTATTTTTTGATTTTAAAGCTATATCAACGCTTTCTTCTGCAATTTGAATAAATCTTAACACTTCTACATATTCATCATTTATTATTTAAAAGCAAGTTATGTAAAAATTTTTCTTGCTCATTTATAGAAAGGCTTTTGTATTCTTTATATATTCCTTTATATGAGTCTTCTATTTTTTCTAAATCTTTTTGTTCTTTTTTTATTTTAAATTTCTCATTTATTTTTTGCATTTTTTGCTTATATTTATTCCAAATTTCTTTTAGCGACTTATTTGATATGTCTTTATATAAAGGGTTTAAAGAGTGTAAAATTACTCCATTATCTTGTTTTAAAACTTGTTTGATAAAAAGTCCATCTTTAGTATTGACTACATAAATACTTCTATCTTTGATAATTGGTTCCATGCTTTCACCATAGCAAGTAATAAGCTCACAATCTTTTGTTTTAAAAAAATCTAATATCTTTTGATCTATTAATATGTTTTCAAAGTCTAAAATATCATTAATACCACCTCCACCTAAGCTAGCATTGGTTTTATATAGTTTTAAAATTTTATATTTGTATTCACATTCTAATTGATCTTTTGGAGAGCTTCCATAAAAGAAGTAATTAATACTAATATTTCTTTTTTCTAAGAAATTTAAAATATGTGCATAAGGAATGGAGTTTCTAAACTTCATTGAGTTAAATGTGTCTGGGTGGATACCTAATTCTTTAGCTATATCTTTTGTTTTTAAATTATTTTTGCCTTCACTTGCAAGTATGTCTTTTAACTTCTCAATTACTTCTTGCATTTGCATGTTAAATCCTTTTATTTTAATTTAAAAGAATTTAACAAAAAATTACAAAAAGCAATGAAAAGATTTTATTTTGAAAGGTTTAAATTATTCTATTAGTAGCTTTCTTAATACACTATTTTGTGAATTTATATATTTTAAAACAACACTTTTTTTTATTTTATTTTCATCTAAATCTAAAAAATCTAAATAAGCTTGAAATAAATTATTATTTAAATCATCATCAAATTTATGACTTGCAACCATATTCATAGAAAAATGATTAAAAAATTTCTTACAAAAATCGTTATTATTTTTAAATAGCTGTACTAATTCTTCTTTTTTAAAAAAATTATATTGCTTGATTGATTCGGGATAAAAACTACTTTCTATATTCTCATAGCTATTAATAAAAGCATTAATATTTTCATACTTGCTTGTTTTGTATTTTTCTTTGATATCTTCATAATAACGCTTCCATTTTTCATCTTTTAATAATTTTAAAAGATCTTTATCTGATTTATAATCATCGCGAAAATCAAATTCTAATTCTTCCATAACAAGAGCTTCTATATAGTGTTTATTGATTTTTTCTTCTATGTTGCTTAATTTTTTATTTGTAATTTGCGCATAGGTTGAAAGTAAAATTTGATAAAAACCATAAGAATAATGTGTCATTCCATTTTTTGAATAAAAGTCTATTTTTAGGAGTGAATTTTCAATATCTTTTACAAATTGTTCATCATTTAAATTACCTACCAAATATTCTATCTTGCAGTTTTGAAGTTTATAATAAAGATCAATTTTTAAAGTTTGATAAAAATCGCATCTTAGTTGATATTTTTCTTCTTTATTTAAATAAAACATATTTTTTAGATATTGTTCATAAAGATGGTAGTTTGAGGAAAAGTCATTTTTTTCTATTGTAATAGAAAGATATTTTTTAGTTTGAAATATTAATGATTTATAACTTAATTTTAGAGCATCTGAAAATGTTTTTTTATTATCATACTTGCAAAACAATAAAAAACAATGCTTGTTAAAATAATCTATATGCTCTAACACATGATATAGTAATCTTAGATTTCCATTGCATTGTTCCTTATATCTTTCGAAAATAATATTTTCAATAATATTTCTTATCTCATCTGTAATTTTAGTATATTTATTTACTTTATCTTTGATAATTGCTTTTGCTACTTCATCATTGTTTTTTATGGTTATTTCACAATCAATAACTTTCTCTTTGTATATTTGATACCAGTTTTTACTATTATATTGTTTAGCTTGTTCTTCTTTATTATTTTCAGTCAAAATGCCATCTTGTTCTTTTAATTCTTCCTCGTGAAAAATTACAACAACATTGCATTCTTTTTCTTCTTTGAGTAAATTCACAAGTCCTAAAATTTCTTTCAAAGATAGATTATCAGATCTTCTTTCTATGTTGTCAAAACACACAATAATATTATTAAAATCATCTTTTTTAGCAAAAGAAAAAATAGCATTAGGTTCTATTTTTATAAACTCATAACTTGCTTTTTCTATAAGCTTGCTTACAATATTGGAAGCTTTTTCTGTAATAGAATTATAAGTTCCATATAATTTAAAAACTATTTCTTCTAATATTTGCTTATAACTTTCTTTACCAAAAAGATCTATATAAACAATCTTTTTATCTGCATTTATTTCAGAAAGTTTATTTTCAACTTGCTTCCATAAATAAGTTTTACCTATACCCCAAGATCCATTTATAGCCAAACATTTTTTAGAGTTGCTATCTAAAAAATTTGCAATATTATCAATCTTATTCATTATATATTCCTATAAAATATTATTTATATAATTTTACAAAAATATTTAAGTTTTATATGTAACTATCCTCCAAACCTTAAAGTTATAGATAGTTACATACTATTCTTGTGTAAAAAGTGGTTAAACTATGATTATATAGCGTTTTATAAAGATAGTTACATTAAAAATAAAATATAAGCTTGTTTTAAGTAAAAATGTAACTATCTTTAGAGAGTAAAACATTTTTTAGGATTAAAAAATTTAAAACTAAACTTGCCTTTATCTACCTTTTAAACAACATTTAATCACTTTCTTGGGATAAAACGGATATTTTGGGATATTTGGGATATTTTACGCTTTGGATTTGGAAAAATAAAAAGTCGTTTTTATATGCTCTAAAAGCCTATTATTTGGGAGTTTTGCTAAAATTATTTATAGATAGTTACATATTCTTTTTAAAATACCCCTTACATAATGAAAAAAGACTTGAAATTTTTAATTTTGCAAGAGAAGAAAATTTGCCTTTTATTGTTTATGATAGGTGTGCTTTACCTGATTCTTGGTTTTTTGACGATAAAGGTTTTAATTATGATTCTACTTCTTATGATGAAAAAAATTGGAACAAAGCTTTAAATGAAGAGCAAAAGATCAAAACACTTGCCTACATAGAAGAAGTCTTAAAAGGAGAAAAATTTCTAGAAGAGCAAGGATTAAGCAAAGGAAGTGATAATCTAAAACGAAAATTAGGCTTAAGACATAAAAAGATTTTCTTTGTGCCTTTGCAAGTTGAAGGTGATTCTGTGCTTAAAAATTTTACTTATGAACCATTTTTATATGAGAATTTTTTAAATATTTTAAATGAACTTGCAAAAAAGCTATTTATAGAAAACATTGTATTTGTGGTTAAAAAACATCCTTTAAGTTTGGACTTGGATAAAAAACCTTATGATAATTTAGTTTTTGCACCTGATGATACAAATTTAAACGACCTTTTAGGGCTTTGTGATGCTGTTTTAACTTTAAATTCTGGAGTTGGTGTTTATGCAATTTTAGCTAAAAAACCTTGTATAATTTGTGCAAATGCGTTTTATAGGTTTGATAATCTTAATTTACAAGCAAACAATGAAAAAGAGCTTTTAGAACATATCTTAAGTATATCTCAAGGAAAATTTAATTTTGATGAAGAAAAAGCCTTAAGATTTATATATTATTTAAGATATGAATTTTACAGCTTTGGGAAAAGTTATTATAAAAAAAGTGAAGAAAATGGACGCATTTTTACTAGAGTTTATAGAATAGAATTTTATTCTTTGGTGCTTTTTGGCAAAAAAATACTTGATTTTAATAGCGTAGAAAAACAAAATTATAAACTTAATTCTCCTATTTATAAACCTTATATTTATGAAATTAAAGAAAAAAAATTAAAAGGAAGTTTAAAGGATAATTTAATTGTTACTACACAAGCTAAATTTTCACATTTTAAATTTTACAGACTTTTTAGAAAATTTATCACCAATCCAAAAGATTTCATAATGGATAGCAAAAAACCTTTTATGAAACCTGTCAAATTGATTTTAAGGAGGGCTTTATGAAGTATCCTTTAGGGATTTTGCTTGCTGCTACCAAAGATAGTGCTTTTACCATAGGAACTTTACTTATAAATATCAAAGATAAAATGGATATTTCACAAATGATATTTTATATCATCAATGATGGCTTTAGTCAAAACGATAAAAGAATTATGCAAGAACTTGTGCCAAATATCAAATTTATAGATTTTACAATAGATGATTTTGAGACAAATATTAGAAAATTCAATACTGATTTTAAACTCGATAGACAAAGCACTGTATTAAACCGCTATACTCATATGTCTTATGCAAGATTTGAAGCTTTGAAATTTTTAAAAGAATGTGAAAGTATTGTTTATCTTGACTTTGATATGCTTTTGCTTAAAGGTGTTGATGAGTTAAGAGAAGTTAAAAATAAGGGATATGATATTGCCTGTTTTAGAGGCTCTGCTACAATGAGTATGGGGGGGGGTAAGCTTACTCCTATAAAATTCACTCACACCAATAACTATTCAGCAGGCATCATTGTTTTTAACGATAATCTTAAAAATTCTCAAGAATTTTATGATTTTATTTATCAATTTATTGCTGAAAATGAAGATTATTTTCTTGAAGTTAAACTTGGTGATCAGTTTTTGTTTTCTTTGTATTTGCTAGAAAAAGATTTAAAAATTTACGAATTAGATGATAATTATTATGGCAATATTTCTTGGATAAAAAGTAAAGATGCTTCTATTATACATGCTTGGGGGCAAAATAATCGTTTTTGGAATAATAAACTTTGTGCTCTTGCTTGGCCTTCTTGGAATGTGTATTATCAAAAATGGTTAAGTTTAGGTGGAAGTGCTTATGAGAAAGGTTTTGTAAGTTTTTTAGAAGTTCCACAAAGTGGTGGGGAAGTATTTCAGTATTTTGAAAAAATTGCTTTGGCTAAAAGAATTTCTCAAATCAAATTAGAAAAGCAAGAACTAATTATCGATATTGATTTTAATAAAAAAATTAAATTTCATCTTGCTTTTGTTGAAGATTTTGTCTTTTATGTGTATTCAAAATCAATTTTTACCTTTATACTAGAATGCGAATTTCAAGGTAAAATTGTACAAAGTATTACTATAAAAAGGCTTGAGCTTGAAAAAGCTTTAAAAGAATTTATTATTAGCAATTTAAATAAATATCCAATTTAAGCAAGGAAATTCCTTGCTTAAAAACTTATTTAAATATTGGAATGATAAAAAAGCAATAAATATTTATCTATTAAAAAATCTAATAAAATTTTAAGAATAATTTAATAATTAAAATAATAAAAAGCTATAAAGCCTTATTTAAAAATTTGCAAATTATAGTATTTTATTAGGGAATAGGTTGCAAAAGTTCATGTAAGCTTGTATTAATTTTTCTTTAATGTCCAAAATATTTAGCACTATTAATAATAAATATTTTTCATAATTTTTATTTATAATTACAAACAAATTAAAATTTTATTATAAGATATTATACTAGTGAGAGTTCTAATATAAAGTATTTTAAGAATAATGCATAAAATACTTTATATTTTTTTTGTTATCGCTTTTTTTCTTTATTTTTTTTCCATAAATGAAGTGCAACACCACAGACACCACCAATAATAGCAGCAATGATAAGATTTGTAATAAAATCCATCGTATTCCTTTAAATGTTTTAATTAACAAGATAATTTTACTATAATATATCTTAAAAATATTATATGGATTTATTGTTTATATTTTTTTGATTTTAATATCTTTATATCTTAAATTTATAATAAGGCAAATAAAGGGAAGAAAAATGGTAGAATTGTTAGATGGTATAAATTTGGAAAAATATATGGGTACATGGTTAGAAATGGCTAGAAAACCTGCCTTTTTTCAAAAAACTTGCAAAAGTGCTAAAGCAGAATATGAGCTAGAGTATAAAGGCTCTACGCCTATAATTAAGGTTAAAAATATATGCACAAAGGAAAATGGAGAAATCTCTCATGCAAATGGTAAAGCTAGGGTAAAATCTCCAAGAGCTTTGGCGGTTAAATTTAGCATTTTTATGAATATCTTTAATAAAGCAAACTATGAGATTATTTACATTGATACAAATTATCAAGTTTCTATAGTAGGTAGTCCTGATAAAAAATATTTATGGATTTTATCAAGGCAAATTTTAGCAAAAGAGCAAATAAACTCTTTGCTTGAAATAGCCAAGCAAAGAGGATTTGATATAAGCGATGTGATTTTTGATGAGTATTAATTTTCTGCATTCATATCAATTACATAGCGGAATTTTGCCTTTCCTGAAGTAAGATTTTCATAAGCTTTGTCAATCTCGCTTGGTTTGATGAGTTCTATTTCAGGGTAAATCCCATGTTCTAAAGAAAAATCAAGCATTTCTTGAGTTTCTTTAATGCCCCCAATAAGCGAGCCATATACTTTTTTACCTGCTTTGAATACAAAATTGATGATATTTATACTAGGGCTTACTTCATATGGAGGTAGTCCTACTATAGCCATCTCACCGCCAAATTTTAGTAAATCCATATAAGCTAGTGGATCATAAGGGGTTGGTATGGTTGAGATGATAAGATCAAATCTTTCTTTAACTACGCTTTTGTCTGTACTAGTATAAAAATTACTCACACCCATAGCTAGAGCTTGTGCTTTTTTGTTTTCATTTCTTGCAAAAACACTCACCTTTGCACCCATTTTTACAGCGTATTTTACCGCCATCATACCAAGCCCACCAAATCCTGCTACGGCTACGCTTGAGCCTTCTTTGATGTTTGAAAATTTAAGTGGAGAATAAGTAGTAATACCAGCACAAAGTAGGGGTGCTACTTTTTCAAGTGGAGCGTTTTTTGGCACATTGATAGCAAATTTTTCACTTACTACGATGTTGTTTGAGTAGCCTCCATAGGTGTTTTCATTATCATGAAATACATCTTTGCAGTTATAAGTGTAGATAGTTTTACCATTTTCGCAAAATTGCTCTTGAGATTTTTTACACGCTTCACATTCTCCGCATGAATTTACCATACATCCAACTCCGGCTAAATCGCCTACTTTAAATTTACTTACATTTTCACCCACCGCGATAACTTCACCTGCTATCTCATGCCCAGGTACACAAGGGTAGGTTGCCTCGCCCCATTCGCTTCTTGCGGTGTGAATGTCACTATGGCAAATTCCTGCGTATTTAATAGCAATTAAAATGTCGTTTTTGCCTACTTTATGGCGTGTAAATTCAAAAGGTGTGAATTTAGAATCCTTGCTAAGCATAGCATAGCCTTTGCTTTTAACACGACCATTTTCTAAAAAGATTTTTGAGTCCATTCTAATCTCCTTTGTAATTTTAAAATTTTTAATTAATGATTATTTTAAACATTAAAAATAAACAAATATCATTTAATTATCAAAATTATTGTAAAGCTTCTTCCCATTCCATTAAAGAGCATTTTTTTGCATCGCATGAATTTGCATTTCTTGGATTAAGATTTAACCCATTTCCTCTCCTACCGCGATTACCTTCTCCACTGCAATTATTTTGACTTAGCAAAGAACTTAGTGTATCTTCTATAGGACCTTGCATTTGTATAAAATTTAAAGCTGTTATCTCATAAGAATTATTTGTTGAAAGACGAAGTCTTATTTCTTCTATAGTATTTACCGGTCTTATAAAATCAGCATAATCGGTAAAACTGATCCCTTGAATGTTTGTAGGAACTACTATAACTCCTTGATTTGTTCTAATAATTGGCATAGCATGCCCATCAAATGCAACATTAGGATTTGTATTTAATAAAGCAATAAAAACACTCCCAGTCGGTGCATTTAGCAAATCTTGAATTCTTTCAGCAAATAAATCTCTTGAAAAAACAGGCTCTCCAATTTCCCAATTTCTATGAGGCAAAACTAATCTAGTTACAGCTTCTACAGCTCTAGAAGCTCTAAGATATAATGGTTCGTTAGTATAAAAAGAATCTCCCCAATAATTTAAAGAAAAAAATAAAGTATTGCTTAATGTTGGAGATCTGAGTCTAAAAGATTCTAAAGGATTTGTATTTTCTCTGTAATTAAAAAAATATCCTATATTTCCTATAGGTGCTTGGTTGTTTATTGGAAATACTTCGGTTAAAAGAGCTAAAATTTCATAAGTATGTAATAAACAATACCCGCAAATTCCATTAAATGCGTTATTACCATCGGTTGATGTAGATATATCAAAAAATTTTCTTCTCCATCCTCCTTTTAAAGGATCAAAATTTGCAAGAGAATCATTGATTATATCTCTTTTAAATCTTTTTTCATTGCCACAGGTATCATTTTGGAAAGATATGTTGCGTGCAATAAAATTTCTAAGAGAATTAAAATGTTTATTAAAGATAAAAATTCCACTAAAATCAGAAGTATATAATCCTTGTTTTACAAATTCTTTCTTTGTAATAATAAAAAATTTTCCAAAATCACTCCCC
Coding sequences:
- a CDS encoding KAP family P loop domain protein encodes the protein MNKIDNIANFLDSNSKKCLAINGSWGIGKTYLWKQVENKLSEINADKKIVYIDLFGKESYKQILEEIVFKLYGTYNSITEKASNIVSKLIEKASYEFIKIEPNAIFSFAKKDDFNNIIVCFDNIERRSDNLSLKEILGLVNLLKEEKECNVVVIFHEEELKEQDGILTENNKEEQAKQYNSKNWYQIYKEKVIDCEITIKNNDEVAKAIIKDKVNKYTKITDEIRNIIENIIFERYKEQCNGNLRLLYHVLEHIDYFNKHCFLLFCKYDNKKTFSDALKLSYKSLIFQTKKYLSITIEKNDFSSNYHLYEQYLKNMFYLNKEEKYQLRCDFYQTLKIDLYYKLQNCKIEYLVGNLNDEQFVKDIENSLLKIDFYSKNGMTHYSYGFYQILLSTYAQITNKKLSNIEEKINKHYIEALVMEELEFDFRDDYKSDKDLLKLLKDEKWKRYYEDIKEKYKTSKYENINAFINSYENIESSFYPESIKQYNFFKKEELVQLFKNNNDFCKKFFNHFSMNMVASHKFDDDLNNNLFQAYLDFLDLDENKIKKSVVLKYINSQNSVLRKLLIE
- a CDS encoding capsular polysaccharide export protein, LipB/KpsS family; amino-acid sequence: MGVLLKLFIDSYIFFLKYPLHNEKRLEIFNFAREENLPFIVYDRCALPDSWFFDDKGFNYDSTSYDEKNWNKALNEEQKIKTLAYIEEVLKGEKFLEEQGLSKGSDNLKRKLGLRHKKIFFVPLQVEGDSVLKNFTYEPFLYENFLNILNELAKKLFIENIVFVVKKHPLSLDLDKKPYDNLVFAPDDTNLNDLLGLCDAVLTLNSGVGVYAILAKKPCIICANAFYRFDNLNLQANNEKELLEHILSISQGKFNFDEEKALRFIYYLRYEFYSFGKSYYKKSEENGRIFTRVYRIEFYSLVLFGKKILDFNSVEKQNYKLNSPIYKPYIYEIKEKKLKGSLKDNLIVTTQAKFSHFKFYRLFRKFITNPKDFIMDSKKPFMKPVKLILRRAL
- a CDS encoding glycosyl transferase family 8, producing the protein MKYPLGILLAATKDSAFTIGTLLINIKDKMDISQMIFYIINDGFSQNDKRIMQELVPNIKFIDFTIDDFETNIRKFNTDFKLDRQSTVLNRYTHMSYARFEALKFLKECESIVYLDFDMLLLKGVDELREVKNKGYDIACFRGSATMSMGGGKLTPIKFTHTNNYSAGIIVFNDNLKNSQEFYDFIYQFIAENEDYFLEVKLGDQFLFSLYLLEKDLKIYELDDNYYGNISWIKSKDASIIHAWGQNNRFWNNKLCALAWPSWNVYYQKWLSLGGSAYEKGFVSFLEVPQSGGEVFQYFEKIALAKRISQIKLEKQELIIDIDFNKKIKFHLAFVEDFVFYVYSKSIFTFILECEFQGKIVQSITIKRLELEKALKEFIISNLNKYPI
- a CDS encoding lipocalin family protein, which codes for MVELLDGINLEKYMGTWLEMARKPAFFQKTCKSAKAEYELEYKGSTPIIKVKNICTKENGEISHANGKARVKSPRALAVKFSIFMNIFNKANYEIIYIDTNYQVSIVGSPDKKYLWILSRQILAKEQINSLLEIAKQRGFDISDVIFDEY
- a CDS encoding NAD(P)-dependent alcohol dehydrogenase, producing the protein MDSKIFLENGRVKSKGYAMLSKDSKFTPFEFTRHKVGKNDILIAIKYAGICHSDIHTARSEWGEATYPCVPGHEIAGEVIAVGENVSKFKVGDLAGVGCMVNSCGECEACKKSQEQFCENGKTIYTYNCKDVFHDNENTYGGYSNNIVVSEKFAINVPKNAPLEKVAPLLCAGITTYSPLKFSNIKEGSSVAVAGFGGLGMMAVKYAVKMGAKVSVFARNENKKAQALAMGVSNFYTSTDKSVVKERFDLIISTIPTPYDPLAYMDLLKFGGEMAIVGLPPYEVSPSINIINFVFKAGKKVYGSLIGGIKETQEMLDFSLEHGIYPEIELIKPSEIDKAYENLTSGKAKFRYVIDMNAEN
- a CDS encoding DUF1561 family protein, whose product is MKIILFLTLLIATLYAQNSVIQKRANIIQDSRLLVQTHGERPRCLSPVSFDGDIFLRVQECNGASITRYDIFKRIAFRYKNEWLCLSLREGLTKGRGDKDHLVLRPCVLNDDTQWFDIKNNEFSLSKYPNIKLFEFNNLILASKVNFGNKVKLFKPVMKEWLESLAPPINYDIKTSIAFNTINPQTRVVKTFFINPNGAGTKKFDFFYDPTKGYIKTYNINNARFSCLTSNLNNKTSSTISWTNCPQINLSPNTDPYAWNFDISANSFILDVNGNILDVARGSDFGKFFIITKKEFVKQGLYTSDFSGIFIFNKHFNSLRNFIARNISFQNDTCGNEKRFKRDIINDSLANFDPLKGGWRRKFFDISTSTDGNNAFNGICGYCLLHTYEILALLTEVFPINNQAPIGNIGYFFNYRENTNPLESFRLRSPTLSNTLFFSLNYWGDSFYTNEPLYLRASRAVEAVTRLVLPHRNWEIGEPVFSRDLFAERIQDLLNAPTGSVFIALLNTNPNVAFDGHAMPIIRTNQGVIVVPTNIQGISFTDYADFIRPVNTIEEIRLRLSTNNSYEITALNFIQMQGPIEDTLSSLLSQNNCSGEGNRGRRGNGLNLNPRNANSCDAKKCSLMEWEEALQ